One region of Dokdonia sp. 4H-3-7-5 genomic DNA includes:
- the rho gene encoding transcription termination factor Rho, translated as MFDISELKAKKLPELQEIAKGINVPKYRTLKKLDLVYRILDLQAADPKKIEAVVPKVKEATPKAAAPKSERKPREERKPRTPRPAKTAKDNKDAPVTNTEEAKDAPAKGKPPVKKEAPAKREPQAKREAVKREPAKGKGGDDTKTPQKRDNQKDTRNNDKRSSNDNRQGNDKRAPRDNNRNSNSRNNTPRNNRNQKDGNSHGNKDNRNRYREPDYEFEGIIESEGVLDIMQDGYGFLRSSDYNYLASPDDIYVSQSQIRLFGLKTGDTVLGVIRPPKEGEKYFPLIKVSKINGLNPNIVRDRVSFEHLTPLFPTEKFNLANRQASISTRVMDMFAPIGKGQRGMIVSQPKTGKTMLLKDVANAIAANHPEVYQIVLLIDERPEEVTDMQRNVNGEVVASTFDKEAHEHVKVANIVLEKAKRLVECGHDVVILLDSITRLARAYNTVQPASGKILSGGVDANALHKPKRFFGAARNIEGGGSLTILATALTDTGSKMDEVIFEEFKGTGNMELQLDRNIANRRIFPAIDLTSSSTRRDDLLHSKDTTQRLWVLRKYLADMNPVEAMEFMSDRIKSTKNNEEFLISMNQ; from the coding sequence ATGTTTGATATTTCAGAATTAAAAGCAAAGAAGCTTCCCGAGCTTCAAGAGATTGCAAAAGGGATTAATGTTCCTAAATACAGAACATTAAAAAAGCTAGACCTTGTTTACAGAATACTTGATTTACAAGCGGCCGATCCAAAAAAAATAGAGGCAGTAGTGCCTAAAGTAAAAGAAGCAACACCTAAAGCGGCAGCCCCTAAGTCAGAACGTAAGCCTAGAGAAGAGCGTAAACCTCGTACTCCTCGACCAGCAAAAACTGCAAAAGATAATAAGGATGCTCCTGTAACAAACACTGAGGAGGCTAAAGATGCTCCGGCAAAAGGAAAACCTCCTGTAAAAAAGGAAGCTCCTGCAAAAAGAGAACCTCAAGCAAAAAGAGAAGCGGTAAAACGTGAGCCAGCAAAGGGTAAAGGTGGAGACGATACCAAGACACCACAAAAACGAGATAATCAAAAAGATACTCGTAACAACGATAAACGATCAAGCAATGACAACCGTCAAGGCAATGATAAGCGTGCGCCACGCGATAATAATCGTAATTCAAATTCTCGTAATAACACGCCACGTAATAACCGTAATCAAAAAGACGGAAATTCACATGGAAATAAAGACAATCGAAATCGCTACCGCGAGCCAGATTATGAATTTGAAGGAATTATAGAGAGTGAAGGAGTATTAGATATTATGCAAGATGGCTATGGCTTTTTGCGCAGTTCTGACTACAATTACCTTGCATCTCCAGATGATATTTATGTATCACAATCACAGATAAGACTTTTTGGCCTTAAAACTGGTGATACTGTATTAGGAGTAATACGCCCTCCAAAAGAAGGAGAGAAGTATTTCCCACTTATTAAAGTAAGTAAGATTAATGGTCTTAACCCTAACATCGTTAGGGATCGTGTTTCTTTTGAGCACTTGACACCATTATTTCCTACAGAAAAATTTAACCTAGCAAATCGTCAAGCGAGTATATCAACTCGTGTGATGGATATGTTTGCACCCATAGGAAAAGGACAACGTGGTATGATTGTATCACAACCTAAAACGGGTAAAACAATGTTACTTAAGGATGTGGCAAATGCTATTGCGGCAAACCATCCTGAAGTATACCAAATTGTACTTCTTATAGATGAACGTCCAGAAGAAGTTACAGACATGCAGCGTAACGTAAATGGAGAAGTAGTAGCTTCTACATTTGATAAAGAAGCCCATGAGCACGTAAAAGTGGCAAACATTGTTCTTGAAAAAGCAAAACGTCTTGTAGAGTGTGGTCACGATGTAGTAATACTTCTTGACTCTATCACACGTCTCGCACGTGCATATAACACCGTACAGCCAGCATCTGGAAAGATTCTTTCCGGAGGTGTAGATGCAAATGCATTACACAAGCCTAAGCGTTTCTTTGGAGCAGCTCGTAACATAGAAGGAGGTGGATCACTTACCATTCTTGCTACAGCACTCACAGATACCGGTTCAAAAATGGACGAAGTAATCTTTGAGGAATTCAAGGGTACAGGTAACATGGAGCTACAACTGGATCGTAACATCGCAAACCGCCGTATTTTCCCAGCGATCGATCTTACATCTTCATCTACACGTCGTGATGACTTATTGCACAGTAAAGACACCACGCAGCGTCTATGGGTATTACGTAAATACCTTGCAGATATGAACCCAGTAGAAGCGATGGAGTTTATGAGTGATCGTATCAAGAGCACAAAAAATAACGAGGAATTCTTGATCTCAATGAATCAATAA
- a CDS encoding M14 family zinc carboxypeptidase yields MELPELLQLFSQCREESISGRYISPDFITDFVSQLSEDFTVDTLGHSVENRPIHSVVFGTGKVKIFMWSQMHGNESTTTKSMLDFCCFLEQQKDSDFYKKVIENCTFFMIPMLNPDGSKNWTRVNANEVDLNRDAQDLSQPESKILRGVFDAFKPDYCFNLHGQRTIYGFEETGKPSILSFLAPSADVERSFTFSRKRSASIIAHIFKNLRNDLDGNIGLYNDAFNNNCVGDAFQEAGVPTVLFEAGHYPDDYGREKTRAYVFAAMLYAIEACSEELEYDISAYKDIPEHSACYCDAHVKDVDGKRGIYYVERVEGGEIVFEPTALEASLSNGKFAHALLDSAPAFKLP; encoded by the coding sequence ATGGAATTACCTGAGTTATTACAACTGTTTTCTCAATGCCGTGAAGAATCTATTTCTGGCAGATATATATCACCAGATTTTATCACCGATTTTGTCTCTCAATTATCGGAAGATTTTACGGTTGATACACTGGGTCATTCGGTAGAAAATAGACCCATTCACTCGGTGGTTTTTGGTACCGGAAAAGTGAAGATTTTTATGTGGTCACAGATGCACGGAAATGAATCTACAACCACAAAATCTATGCTCGATTTTTGTTGTTTTTTAGAGCAACAAAAAGATTCAGATTTCTATAAAAAAGTGATTGAAAATTGTACCTTTTTTATGATCCCGATGCTCAATCCAGATGGCTCAAAAAACTGGACAAGAGTAAATGCAAATGAGGTAGATCTTAATCGCGATGCACAAGATTTGAGTCAGCCAGAATCAAAAATTTTGCGTGGTGTTTTTGATGCTTTTAAACCTGATTATTGTTTCAATTTACATGGTCAAAGAACCATCTATGGTTTTGAAGAAACAGGTAAACCATCTATACTTTCCTTCCTTGCACCTTCGGCAGATGTGGAGAGGAGTTTCACATTTTCGCGAAAGCGGTCTGCAAGTATCATTGCTCATATTTTTAAAAACCTACGTAATGATCTTGATGGAAATATAGGGTTGTATAATGATGCGTTTAATAATAATTGTGTGGGTGATGCTTTTCAAGAAGCTGGAGTTCCAACTGTATTATTTGAAGCTGGTCACTATCCAGATGATTATGGTAGAGAGAAAACTCGAGCTTACGTATTTGCTGCAATGTTATATGCGATTGAAGCTTGTAGTGAAGAGCTGGAGTATGATATAAGTGCTTATAAAGATATTCCTGAGCATAGCGCTTGTTACTGTGATGCGCATGTAAAGGATGTAGACGGCAAGCGTGGGATATATTATGTAGAGCGTGTAGAGGGTGGGGAGATAGTTTTTGAACCAACAGCACTAGAGGCTTCGTTAAGTAATGGTAAATTTGCCCATGCTTTGCTAGATAGTGCACCTGCATTTAAGCTTCCATAA
- a CDS encoding DUF4293 domain-containing protein, giving the protein MIQRIQTIYLLLATLVSLGLPYAFSLYSDMDGEAVWAVDDISYITLFSLSAILSFISIFLWNNRKNQFVLGRLNILLNFALLGILVYRSQILSGGTAVLEKGIGMIIPLVSIVLLVLANKAIKRDEDLVKSVDRLR; this is encoded by the coding sequence GTGATACAACGTATACAAACTATATATCTTTTACTAGCAACCTTAGTCTCACTAGGGTTACCATATGCCTTTAGCCTTTATTCTGATATGGATGGTGAGGCCGTGTGGGCAGTAGATGATATTTCTTATATAACACTTTTTAGTCTTAGTGCTATATTATCATTTATTTCCATATTTTTATGGAATAATAGAAAGAACCAATTCGTCTTAGGACGTCTCAATATCTTATTAAACTTTGCATTATTAGGTATTTTGGTATATCGATCACAAATCTTATCTGGAGGAACGGCGGTTCTTGAGAAGGGTATTGGGATGATCATTCCGCTTGTTTCTATCGTTTTACTAGTCTTGGCAAACAAGGCAATCAAGCGCGATGAAGATCTTGTAAAATCTGTTGATAGATTACGATAA
- a CDS encoding helix-turn-helix domain-containing protein: protein METLINNIKFAQRLQEIMDANELSATAFSEKLQVGRATISHLMAGRNKPSLDFVMTVVATFPEVELQWLLYGTKSSQKITAPTPSNHTTFSSDVPSKNAQEFASKTSATPPSNKEQKTLKNITAFSSSKSPIKRVIIFLEDGTFESYEM from the coding sequence ATGGAAACACTCATAAACAACATAAAATTTGCGCAACGCCTCCAAGAAATCATGGATGCAAACGAATTGAGCGCAACCGCTTTTTCAGAAAAACTACAGGTAGGAAGAGCTACCATATCTCATCTTATGGCTGGAAGAAATAAGCCCAGTTTAGACTTTGTAATGACCGTTGTTGCTACCTTTCCAGAAGTGGAATTACAATGGCTTCTTTATGGAACAAAATCAAGTCAAAAAATCACCGCTCCTACTCCATCAAACCACACTACATTTTCGTCTGATGTGCCTTCAAAAAATGCTCAAGAATTCGCATCAAAAACAAGCGCTACTCCACCTTCAAACAAGGAGCAAAAAACACTCAAAAACATCACTGCTTTTTCCTCTTCAAAATCACCCATCAAGAGAGTGATTATATTTTTAGAAGATGGAACTTTTGAGAGTTATGAGATGTAA
- a CDS encoding TerC family protein translates to MFDILTTADAWVALLTLTFLEIILGIDNIIFISIAAEKLPQKDRKKATNIGLALAMGMRIALLFGISWLVALSAPFWHINQSWITGGISWQAVILLAGGCFLIWKSVHEIHEKVDETGLEEEEISKKSSTTLGNAIVQIAVINLVFSFDSILTAVGMTNGLSDNPTDALIIMVIAVVISVGIMMLFANPVGNFIAKHPSLQILGLSFLILIGFMLIAEGAHLSHLEIFGSSVGAIPKGYLYFTIAFSLLVEFINFKYRAMKTKDSGAQIQMKKNVEHLTKK, encoded by the coding sequence ATGTTTGACATTCTTACCACTGCAGATGCTTGGGTAGCACTGCTTACACTTACCTTTCTTGAAATCATATTAGGTATTGACAACATCATTTTTATCTCCATAGCCGCCGAAAAGCTCCCACAAAAGGATCGAAAGAAAGCGACTAATATAGGTCTAGCCCTTGCAATGGGTATGCGTATCGCGCTACTCTTTGGTATCTCATGGTTAGTTGCACTTAGCGCTCCATTCTGGCACATTAATCAAAGCTGGATTACGGGAGGTATAAGTTGGCAAGCGGTTATATTACTAGCAGGAGGATGTTTCTTGATATGGAAGTCTGTACATGAGATTCATGAAAAAGTAGACGAGACAGGTCTTGAAGAGGAAGAAATTTCAAAAAAGAGCTCTACTACACTAGGTAATGCCATTGTGCAGATTGCAGTAATCAACCTTGTATTCTCCTTTGACTCTATACTGACTGCCGTAGGGATGACTAATGGCCTTTCTGACAATCCAACAGATGCGTTAATCATTATGGTGATTGCAGTAGTAATTTCTGTTGGGATCATGATGCTTTTTGCAAACCCTGTAGGAAACTTTATCGCAAAGCATCCTTCATTACAGATATTAGGCCTCTCATTCTTAATTTTAATAGGTTTTATGCTCATTGCAGAAGGCGCGCACCTATCACACCTAGAAATTTTTGGATCAAGCGTAGGAGCTATCCCTAAGGGTTATTTATACTTTACGATTGCGTTCTCGCTTCTAGTAGAGTTTATAAACTTTAAATACCGCGCTATGAAGACTAAAGACTCTGGTGCTCAAATCCAAATGAAGAAAAACGTAGAGCACCTTACAAAAAAGTAA
- the aroB gene encoding 3-dehydroquinate synthase produces the protein MTAIQAASYDIVFNESGYDALNVLLLQSNYSKIFVIVDEHTHEHCLAPFLGNLATEIPIEVIEIPHGEINKTIETCTGVWDALANLDADRKGLIFNVGGGVVTDLGGFVASTFKRGMDFINVPTSLLSMVDASVGGKTGVDLGTLKNLIGVINNPQMVLIDVGFLATLPPEELRSGLAEMYKHGLVADRVYWEKLKDLSALTTDDLSQLIYESIIIKNDIVIEDPREQNIRKALNYGHTLGHAIESYCLASEDRTTLLHGEAIAIGMILESFISVALSGLSQDELDEITATFNDMYDAVAFAKADITSIIEYLKYDKKNANGQINFVLLESIGKPVIDKQVSNDLIHEAFDYYQASTID, from the coding sequence ATGACTGCCATACAAGCCGCTTCTTACGACATCGTTTTTAATGAATCTGGATATGATGCCCTTAATGTATTACTACTACAGAGCAACTACAGTAAGATATTCGTTATCGTAGATGAGCATACACACGAGCACTGTCTTGCTCCTTTTTTAGGCAATCTCGCCACAGAGATTCCTATTGAGGTTATTGAGATTCCTCATGGAGAAATTAATAAGACTATAGAAACGTGTACTGGAGTATGGGATGCACTAGCAAATCTTGATGCAGACAGAAAAGGACTTATTTTCAATGTAGGTGGTGGGGTTGTCACAGACCTTGGCGGTTTTGTAGCAAGTACTTTTAAGCGTGGTATGGATTTTATAAATGTTCCTACCTCTTTACTCTCTATGGTAGATGCTAGTGTAGGTGGTAAGACCGGAGTAGACTTAGGTACTTTAAAAAACTTAATTGGAGTTATTAATAATCCGCAAATGGTATTGATAGATGTTGGGTTTCTTGCTACCTTACCTCCAGAAGAGTTACGTTCTGGACTTGCAGAGATGTATAAACACGGTCTCGTAGCAGATAGAGTGTATTGGGAGAAGCTCAAAGATCTGAGTGCATTGACAACAGATGACTTGAGCCAACTCATCTACGAGAGCATTATTATTAAGAATGATATTGTTATAGAAGACCCACGGGAGCAAAACATTCGCAAAGCGCTTAATTATGGGCACACTTTAGGTCACGCCATTGAGTCGTATTGTCTAGCATCTGAAGATAGAACTACTTTACTTCATGGTGAAGCCATTGCTATTGGGATGATTTTGGAAAGTTTCATTTCGGTGGCGCTTTCTGGTTTATCACAAGATGAACTAGATGAGATTACTGCAACCTTTAATGATATGTATGATGCGGTAGCTTTCGCGAAAGCGGACATCACCTCCATCATCGAGTACCTGAAGTACGACAAGAAAAATGCCAACGGGCAAATAAACTTCGTACTTCTAGAAAGCATAGGAAAGCCAGTGATAGACAAGCAAGTCTCAAATGACCTTATCCACGAAGCCTTTGATTATTACCAAGCTAGCACTATAGATTAA
- a CDS encoding DUF2892 domain-containing protein — translation MKKNMGNLDRGIRIAAAVIIGILYAANVINGTVAIILGVVALIFIATSFISFCPLYAPFRLSTYKVKK, via the coding sequence ATGAAAAAGAATATGGGAAATTTAGATCGCGGTATACGCATAGCGGCTGCAGTGATTATTGGTATATTATATGCAGCTAACGTTATAAACGGCACGGTGGCAATTATACTGGGTGTGGTTGCACTTATTTTTATTGCGACTAGCTTTATTTCTTTTTGCCCGCTTTATGCTCCCTTTAGACTAAGCACGTACAAAGTAAAAAAATAA
- a CDS encoding Crp/Fnr family transcriptional regulator, with protein MIIKELFPRFHPDLIKEITTHGIIKKLPAQTELLREGQYAKVIPIVIHGLVKVYSRYEDRELLLYYIEPAESCIISFSSGISQLPSRGYAITETDAKLLLLPVDKVQQWLKTYPALNTLFFKNYDARYLDMMNAVNHLLFDKMDTRILDYLKEKSRVTATQTLHITHKEIATDLGTAREVVSRILKKLEIENHITQEGRTIKIM; from the coding sequence ATGATAATTAAAGAGCTTTTTCCAAGATTTCATCCAGACCTCATTAAGGAAATAACCACACACGGCATCATAAAGAAACTCCCTGCGCAAACAGAATTACTGCGAGAAGGACAGTATGCAAAGGTAATTCCCATCGTAATACACGGACTCGTAAAGGTATACTCACGCTATGAAGATAGAGAACTTCTACTTTATTACATAGAACCGGCAGAGAGTTGCATCATCTCTTTTTCTTCTGGAATCTCACAATTACCCAGTCGCGGATATGCAATTACAGAAACAGATGCTAAACTTCTTCTTTTACCTGTAGACAAAGTACAGCAATGGCTTAAGACCTACCCTGCGCTCAACACCTTATTCTTTAAAAACTATGATGCGCGTTATCTTGACATGATGAACGCTGTAAATCATCTCCTATTTGATAAAATGGACACGCGCATACTCGATTATCTAAAAGAAAAATCGCGTGTTACAGCAACTCAAACCCTACATATAACTCATAAGGAAATAGCAACAGATCTAGGCACCGCAAGAGAAGTCGTAAGCAGGATCTTAAAAAAACTGGAGATTGAAAATCACATAACCCAAGAAGGACGCACCATAAAAATCATGTAA
- a CDS encoding histidine kinase: MKYYLKEFAKANIVGLTIFIVHSIILYVLGNPWYGDGATTFFIQNQIFSVALYAVNTMVIVNFRKRFTGSLLNLKVLTYALIAHIVVTLITVFLLRLILVTGYYKISFDEYMASEGLEDYIFPFLITAVATSSFYAVSRWKNKQESKVKQSKIIAGAASAKFDALKNQLDPHFLFNSLNVLASLIEENPKQATKFTTSLSKVYRYVLEQKNKELVPLEEELTFARTYMNLIKMRFEDSIVVEIPENASHQEYKVVPLSLQLLLENAVKHNQVTPNKKLYIKIYEDGNKLFIENNIQAKQVVKKSSGVGLQNIRQRYSLLSNSEVHIVDDSETFQVGIPLLTQAEQVTFEPRQSELLADKRYQRAKKKVEDLKGFYIHFTIYAVMVPVFIYFNVQSTSFPWALFPILGWGWGVAGHASEVFGWSPLFNKAWERKKVEKLMEDENF; the protein is encoded by the coding sequence ATGAAATATTATCTAAAAGAGTTTGCAAAGGCAAATATTGTAGGCTTAACAATATTTATCGTTCACAGTATTATATTGTATGTGCTGGGTAATCCTTGGTATGGAGATGGTGCAACAACCTTTTTTATACAAAACCAAATCTTCTCTGTAGCGCTATATGCAGTGAACACTATGGTTATTGTGAACTTTAGAAAACGTTTTACAGGCAGTCTGTTGAATTTAAAGGTGCTTACTTATGCGCTAATTGCGCATATTGTTGTGACTTTAATTACGGTTTTTTTGCTTCGATTAATACTTGTTACAGGATATTATAAAATATCATTTGATGAGTATATGGCTAGTGAAGGCCTTGAAGATTATATTTTCCCTTTTTTAATAACAGCCGTAGCAACTTCTTCATTCTATGCGGTGAGTCGCTGGAAGAATAAGCAGGAGAGTAAGGTAAAGCAGTCTAAAATCATTGCTGGAGCTGCTTCGGCAAAGTTTGATGCGCTTAAGAATCAGCTGGATCCACATTTTTTATTCAACAGTTTAAATGTGCTGGCAAGTCTTATTGAGGAAAACCCAAAACAGGCAACCAAGTTTACCACTTCGCTTTCAAAAGTGTACAGGTATGTACTGGAGCAAAAGAATAAAGAGTTAGTGCCGCTTGAAGAGGAGCTCACTTTTGCACGTACGTATATGAATCTCATCAAAATGCGTTTTGAAGATAGTATTGTGGTAGAAATCCCAGAAAATGCCTCGCATCAAGAATATAAAGTAGTGCCACTTTCCTTGCAATTATTACTTGAAAACGCTGTAAAACATAACCAGGTAACGCCTAACAAGAAGCTATATATTAAGATATACGAAGATGGTAATAAGCTCTTTATTGAAAATAACATCCAGGCCAAGCAGGTTGTAAAGAAGAGTAGTGGTGTAGGCTTGCAAAATATCAGGCAGCGATACAGTTTGCTATCTAATAGTGAAGTGCATATAGTAGATGATAGTGAGACTTTTCAAGTTGGGATACCGCTATTGACACAAGCAGAGCAAGTGACATTTGAGCCTAGGCAGAGCGAACTCCTTGCAGATAAACGTTACCAGCGTGCAAAGAAGAAGGTAGAAGATCTTAAAGGTTTTTACATTCACTTTACTATTTATGCGGTTATGGTACCTGTGTTTATATACTTTAACGTGCAGTCTACAAGTTTTCCTTGGGCATTATTTCCTATACTTGGATGGGGCTGGGGAGTTGCTGGTCATGCATCAGAAGTATTTGGGTGGAGTCCTTTGTTTAACAAGGCGTGGGAGCGTAAAAAGGTAGAAAAGCTTATGGAGGATGAGAATTTTTAA
- a CDS encoding Lrp/AsnC family transcriptional regulator, producing the protein MAKFKLDEVDHQILDMLIENTRTPFTDIAKKLLISAGTVHVRVKKMEEAGIITGSSLTLDYGKLGYSFIAYVGVYINKTSQTTFVLERIAQIPFVTVAHVTTGKFNIFCKIRARDTNHAKNVIFLLDDIDGVYRTETMISLEESINDKKRLMHSIFQDLV; encoded by the coding sequence ATGGCAAAATTTAAATTAGACGAGGTAGATCACCAAATTCTCGATATGCTTATCGAAAATACAAGGACTCCTTTTACAGATATAGCAAAAAAACTTCTTATTTCGGCAGGTACAGTTCATGTACGTGTTAAGAAAATGGAAGAGGCTGGAATTATTACAGGTTCCTCACTTACACTTGATTACGGAAAATTAGGTTACTCTTTTATTGCTTACGTAGGAGTGTACATTAATAAGACATCACAAACGACATTTGTACTTGAGCGCATCGCACAAATTCCATTTGTAACTGTGGCTCACGTAACTACAGGGAAGTTTAATATCTTCTGTAAGATACGTGCAAGAGATACGAATCATGCAAAAAACGTAATCTTCTTGCTAGATGATATTGACGGAGTGTACCGTACAGAAACGATGATCTCTCTAGAAGAGAGCATCAATGATAAAAAACGATTAATGCACTCTATCTTTCAAGACTTAGTGTAA
- a CDS encoding DinB family protein encodes MMITTSAVKAGEYNEYYKQYIDQVPGSLGIAQALDKGMEETRDFFASLSQSELLLRYEEGKWTPKEVLLHIIDTERIFSYRALRFSRMDSTPLQGFEQDDFVLSSDANSRTVDSLIAEYVSVRQCSLLLYASMTAQTIANIGTASGSPMSPRAAAFITAGHERHHIRIIKERYL; translated from the coding sequence ATGATGATAACCACTAGCGCAGTTAAAGCAGGAGAGTACAATGAGTATTACAAACAGTATATAGATCAAGTGCCCGGCTCACTAGGCATCGCTCAAGCGCTAGATAAAGGTATGGAAGAGACCCGAGACTTCTTTGCGTCGCTTTCTCAGAGTGAGTTGTTATTGCGTTATGAAGAAGGGAAGTGGACCCCTAAAGAGGTGCTGTTGCACATTATAGATACAGAACGCATTTTTAGTTATCGTGCGTTACGTTTCTCGAGAATGGATAGCACGCCTTTACAAGGTTTCGAGCAAGATGATTTTGTACTATCTAGTGATGCAAACAGTCGCACTGTAGACTCTCTTATTGCCGAGTATGTCTCTGTAAGACAGTGTAGTTTATTATTATATGCGTCTATGACAGCGCAGACTATTGCAAACATAGGTACCGCAAGCGGAAGCCCGATGAGTCCACGTGCTGCTGCATTTATCACTGCTGGTCACGAGCGTCACCACATTAGAATTATTAAGGAGCGCTATCTTTAA
- a CDS encoding SulP family inorganic anion transporter, which yields MKRLFNNFTSNPKNDIVSGITVSLAMIPEVVAFAFVAQISPIVALFGAFVIGIISALFGGRPGLISGAAGAVAVIFVQMIQEGHAKGLLFDQPVENMGYFYLLAAVVLMGVIQVFAGLFKLGKFVRLIPHPVMMGFVNGLAIVIFLAQLGMFKENKKDYAGDNMRKTASKELVYTVSDNEVKDKVSNTVLFTIEGNSVINKATNKEVFVLSDGQVYDTNTQKVVFNASQDGFYSVKDKGVVKTWMQGKSLYTMIGLVLLTMLIVWGLPKITPKIPAALTAILIVSLISIFGGLDSVNVGEFIRDGGGAGLNGMAEISSKLNVFDLWSSLPFNLDTLKFIAPYAFLAASVGLIETLMTMNLVDEMTDSRGNGNRECVAQGAGNIVSGVFGGTGGCGMIGQTVININAGGRGRLSGVMMAITLLTFILFADRFIEQVPIAALVGVMFMMVIETFAWSSFRIIKKIPASDAFVLVIVSAVTVFFDLAIAVFVGVIIAALSFAWSSAKKIRARKRFKADGTKVYEIWGPLFFGSIQSFNSKFDINGDPKHIEIDFIEAKVADHSALEAIYILLGKYEAVGKTITLKHLSAECKDLMRKASPKFDKVIEESVDDPRYHVLSGVLDTES from the coding sequence ATGAAGCGTCTTTTCAACAATTTCACCTCTAATCCTAAGAATGATATCGTTTCTGGTATTACGGTTTCTTTAGCCATGATACCTGAAGTAGTTGCATTTGCATTTGTGGCTCAAATAAGTCCAATTGTGGCATTATTTGGGGCATTTGTAATTGGGATTATCTCAGCACTTTTTGGCGGTAGACCAGGATTAATCTCGGGAGCAGCAGGAGCAGTTGCCGTGATTTTTGTACAGATGATTCAAGAAGGGCATGCAAAGGGATTACTCTTTGACCAGCCTGTTGAAAATATGGGATACTTCTATTTACTCGCCGCGGTGGTATTAATGGGAGTTATTCAGGTTTTTGCTGGTTTGTTTAAGTTGGGGAAATTTGTGCGTTTAATTCCGCATCCTGTGATGATGGGATTTGTAAACGGTCTTGCTATTGTGATATTCCTTGCTCAACTAGGAATGTTTAAAGAAAACAAAAAAGACTACGCTGGTGATAATATGCGTAAAACAGCTTCAAAGGAGCTCGTTTATACCGTATCTGATAATGAAGTAAAGGACAAAGTTTCTAATACCGTACTATTTACAATAGAAGGAAACTCTGTAATAAATAAGGCAACTAATAAGGAGGTGTTTGTATTATCTGACGGACAAGTATATGATACAAATACGCAAAAGGTAGTTTTTAATGCTTCACAAGATGGTTTCTACTCTGTAAAAGACAAAGGAGTCGTAAAAACCTGGATGCAAGGAAAGTCACTATATACCATGATAGGGCTAGTGTTACTCACCATGCTCATCGTATGGGGACTACCTAAAATCACCCCAAAGATTCCAGCTGCATTAACGGCTATTCTTATTGTATCGCTCATATCAATTTTTGGCGGATTAGACTCTGTAAACGTTGGCGAATTTATTAGAGATGGTGGTGGCGCAGGGCTCAATGGTATGGCAGAAATATCGAGCAAACTCAATGTTTTTGATTTATGGAGCAGCCTACCTTTTAATTTAGATACGCTTAAGTTTATAGCGCCTTATGCTTTTCTTGCAGCCTCAGTTGGTTTGATTGAAACGCTTATGACCATGAACTTGGTAGACGAGATGACAGACTCAAGAGGTAATGGAAACAGAGAGTGTGTAGCACAAGGAGCTGGAAATATCGTGAGTGGTGTTTTTGGAGGAACTGGTGGTTGTGGTATGATAGGCCAAACGGTAATAAACATTAACGCTGGAGGACGAGGACGACTATCTGGAGTGATGATGGCAATTACACTACTTACCTTTATATTATTTGCAGATCGCTTTATAGAACAAGTACCTATTGCTGCACTAGTGGGTGTAATGTTTATGATGGTTATTGAGACTTTTGCTTGGTCTAGCTTTAGAATTATTAAAAAAATACCAGCATCAGATGCATTTGTTCTCGTTATCGTATCGGCAGTGACTGTATTTTTTGATCTTGCTATTGCTGTATTTGTAGGAGTAATTATAGCAGCTTTATCATTTGCTTGGAGTAGCGCTAAAAAAATTAGAGCTAGAAAGAGATTTAAAGCAGATGGCACAAAGGTTTATGAGATCTGGGGCCCATTATTCTTTGGAAGTATTCAGAGTTTTAACTCTAAGTTTGACATCAACGGTGATCCAAAGCATATCGAAATTGACTTTATAGAAGCAAAAGTAGCAGACCACTCTGCGTTAGAGGCAATTTACATTTTACTAGGGAAGTATGAGGCCGTAGGAAAAACAATCACGTTAAAGCACCTAAGTGCTGAGTGTAAAGATTTAATGCGTAAAGCATCGCCTAAGTTTGACAAGGTAATTGAAGAGAGCGTGGACGATCCTCGCTATCACGTGCTTTCTGGAGTATTAGATACGGAGTCTTAA